TTACAATATTTTCCACTATTTGTTTCATGATATATAAAAATTTTTGATAAAGTAATGATAAGGTAGAAATTACTCTATTTTTCGATGAAATTTACAAAAAAAAGAAAACCCTTTTCCGCTTCTCCTGTAATTACTGGCAGGAAAGTGGAAAAGGGTTTGTGTGCTTATTGCTCAAACAGCTTAGTGTTCGCAGCGTTCGTAGTGTTCGCAGCGTTCGTAGTGTTCGCAGCGTTCGTTTCAATAGGACGCGTAAGGAACAATGCCAGAATCCCTATTAAAATGAGAATCATTCCGCCCCATCGGCAGACGCTGATCATCCCCCAAAAGTCACTAAAGAACCCGTTTCCATATTGCTCAATATAATATGCTTCGCCCCACTCGCCTTCATAGAGATAGAGCAGAATGGAACCTGCAAAGCCGGCTATGCCGCAGAGGATAAAATAAATGCTGATATGGGTCAGATCTCCAGCTGCAAGTTTTGTCTTGGGATTGATGGGATATTTAATAGGGTCGATCCGTTCCAATCCGCCATAACGCCATTTGCAGATTAAATAACCAAGAAGACTTATGATAAGCATGATAAATCCAGAGATAAAGTATTCCGTACCGTTTACATAAATAGCGATGATGGCAATCACCACAGGCAAGGCGGTGACAAAATTAAGTCCAGCATTTCCTCCCGGAATCACGTAAAGACCTTTTGCCCTACGCTCCGAAACAGGATGACTTTTCCTCAGCCTTCGAGTCGCTATCGCAAGTGCGATATAAAGATACAGCATTAAAGGCGTGGTAGCCATTACAAGAGTGGTGAAGTCCCAGCGGCACAGAATTACGGTGAATCCTGCCATAACAAGGATACTGACTGCCGGGACTTTTCTTTTTTTGCTCAGTCTAACCAAGAACCGCGGGAACAGGTGGTCATCTGCCATTACAAAAAATCCTCTTGATCCGGATGCAATGTAAGCATTAAAAATAGAGCACTGGGATAATATTGCTATGATCATGAACGCAAATCCAAAGGCTGGCCCCAGATAGGAGATGAGTACATCCATGTATCCAATCGCAGCGTCCCCTCCGGTTGCCCAGCGCTCCCACTGACCCACGGATACAAGTCCCGCAAGAGTAGGCAGAAAATAACTGAGTGCAATAATGGGCATTGCGATCCGGAGACCTTTTGGTATTACCTGCGGGTCTTCAATCTCTCCCGCAACATTGGCCATCGTCTCATAACCACAATACATCCAGATGGCAATGCAGATAGACCCCCCCAAAGCATCCACCAGCCCAGCTTCTGCGGGCATAAACGGCTCCATTGGGCTAAACTGCCAATTTGCCAGGCCTACAACAGTGACTAACGCAAATCCGGCAAGCACAGAGATGGACAGCACTGTGCTCACTTTGGAGACCTCGTGGATACCCAGAAGATTAATGATGGTAAAGGTTGCTATCATCAAAAGCTTTACACCAGTGACTGCCATGTCGCTCATTGGAATGAATTTCTCCATGTAACCTGCAACCAGTACCACGTACATCGCCTGCTGCAGCCACGTTCCAATGGTTCCCCAAAAGCCCACCTGCCAGCCCCAAAATTCACCCAGTCCTTCTTTTGCCCAGACGTATGCGCCTCCTTCTGAAGGAAGAAGTGATCCAAGCTCTGATACAATCTCACTGATGGGATATGCCCAGAAGATCGGAAAGAGGATCAGCATCAGGAGCGTAAGCCCCGGTCCGCTGATGGA
This genomic window from Clostridiales bacterium contains:
- a CDS encoding APC family permease; the protein is MNETHVHGVAGLKRHKIKTSGIVFMIYCLVAAGAFGIEEMVSISGPGLTLLMLILFPIFWAYPISEIVSELGSLLPSEGGAYVWAKEGLGEFWGWQVGFWGTIGTWLQQAMYVVLVAGYMEKFIPMSDMAVTGVKLLMIATFTIINLLGIHEVSKVSTVLSISVLAGFALVTVVGLANWQFSPMEPFMPAEAGLVDALGGSICIAIWMYCGYETMANVAGEIEDPQVIPKGLRIAMPIIALSYFLPTLAGLVSVGQWERWATGGDAAIGYMDVLISYLGPAFGFAFMIIAILSQCSIFNAYIASGSRGFFVMADDHLFPRFLVRLSKKRKVPAVSILVMAGFTVILCRWDFTTLVMATTPLMLYLYIALAIATRRLRKSHPVSERRAKGLYVIPGGNAGLNFVTALPVVIAIIAIYVNGTEYFISGFIMLIISLLGYLICKWRYGGLERIDPIKYPINPKTKLAAGDLTHISIYFILCGIAGFAGSILLYLYEGEWGEAYYIEQYGNGFFSDFWGMISVCRWGGMILILIGILALFLTRPIETNAANTTNAANTTNAANTKLFEQ